Proteins encoded within one genomic window of Nomia melanderi isolate GNS246 chromosome 8, iyNomMela1, whole genome shotgun sequence:
- the LOC116423963 gene encoding uncharacterized protein LOC116423963 isoform X6 — MVYESDFYTTRRPYTRPYVSSYSVTYFDDEAREIRAKVDSLLRRVHVFVPRAVASDFLEEIVPERMRSGDYVRRLLSGKSIAKKDPEPVSWYEVPERGDFGTLACVKYVAGNPQSIRRPYYKVADLRPSDIKNDVNFLSYYKKNRQAAANASPDEPMTERELRKARALQPDLDEAALKKVRIIEIEQESKPEKKRGSKKAEARKEPEPEKPKEAAPVKAPEPEPEPVKAEPEPAPEPAKEAAPEPAKEPEPAPEPEPAPKPAKKSVKKTEASKPAKKAEPAPEPAKQAEPAPEPAKQAEPAPEPAKEPEPAPEPAKQAEPEAKPEPEPAPEPAKEAEPAPEPAKEAEPAPEPAKEAEPVVEAKAEPAQEAQPEPAQEPAAEPEAKQEAAPEASSEAQATEAVSETEAAGENQAEDDKVKQDKEEAIKKIEQYLVKAAEQARSDEERKQAAEEERVQLELEEVKAWEALQVAQERAEHINEILDQEKAQAERQAEEAKMEADRLEAERIREVERQLEQARLTALMEEEERMIVEEHLEKVRVQEEEEERLANVAIDDTDEVKDVDCSRDDVVESEVTDQEKEERPFVLIAEDETKIEEESVQEDDHPELPDDPFVEEPVGAESKAHTGENAVEDTPNADDVASGGEEVFEWGDEDA; from the exons TACTTCGACGACGAGGCGAGGGAAATACGCGCTAAAGTCGATTCCCTTCTGCGACGGGTACACGTGTTCGTCCCACGAGCCGTAGCAAG CGACTTCTTGGAAGAGATCGTGCCGGAACGTATGCGCAGCGGGGATTACGTGCGCCGCCTGCTGTCCGGCAAGTCGATCGCGAAGAAGGACCCGGAGCCGGTCTCCTGGTACGAGGTGCCCGAAAGGGGTGACTTCGGCACCCTGGCCTGCGTCAAGTACGTCGCGGGCAACCCCCAGTCCATCAGGAGGCCGTACTACAAGGTCGCCGATCTCCGTCCCTCCGACATCAAGAACGACGTTAATTTTCTGAGCTACTACAAAAAGAATCGGCAGGCGGCTGCCAACGCCT CGCCGGACGAGCCGATGACGGAGAGAGAGCTACGAAAGG CGCGAGCGCTACAGCCTGATTTAGACGAGGCGGCGCTGAAGAAAG TGCGTATAATAGAGATCGAGCAGGAGTCGAAGCCGGAAAAGAAACGGGGCTCCAAGAAGGCGGAAGCGAGGAAAGAGCCGGAGCCGGAGAAACCGAAGGAGGCTGCACCGGTCAAAGCGCCTGAACCCGAGCCAGAGCCCGTCAAAGCTGAACCGGAACCTGCTCCGGAGCCGGCGAAGGAAGCCGCGCCGGAGCCCGCGAAGGAGCCTGAACCAGCTCCGGAGCCCGAGCCAGCTCCGAAGCCGGCTAAGAAGTCCGTGAAGAAGACCGAAGCTTCGAAGCCTGCGAAGAAAGCTGAACCAGCGCCGGAGCCCGCGAAGCAAGCCGAGCCAGCGCCGGAACCCGCGAAGCAAGCTGAGCCAGCGCCGGAACCCGCGAAGGAGCCTGAGCCGGCGCCGGAACCAGCGAAGCAGGCCGAGCCTGAGGCGAAACCGGAGCCTGAACCAGCTCCGGAGCCTGCCAAAGAGGCCGAACCAGCTCCGGAGCCTGCGAAAGAGGCTGAACCTGCGCCGGAGCCTGCGAAAGAGGCTGAACCAGTCGTAGAAGCGAAAGCGGAGCCCGCGCAAGAGGCTCAGCCGGAACCAGCGCAGGAACCGGCGGCCGAACCGGAAGCCAAGCAAGAGGCAGCGCCGGAAGCGAGCTCGGAGGCTCAGGCTACGGAAGCTGTAAGTGAAACGGAAGCGGCGGGCGAGAACCAGGCAGAGGACGACAAGG TGAAACAGGACAAGGAGGAGGCGATCAAGAAAATAGAGCAATATCTGGTTAAAGCAGCCGAGCAGGCCAG AAGCGACGAGGAGAGGAAGCAGGCGGCCGAGGAGGAGAGGGTGCAGCTCGAGCTGGAAGAGGTGAAGGCGTGGGAAGCGCTGCAGGTGGCGCAGGAACGCGCGGAGCATATCAATGAAATCCTCGACCAGGAGAAAGCGCAGGCCGAGAGGCAAGCCGAGGAGGCGAAAATGGAAGCTGATCGGCTGGAGGCCGAAAGAATACGGGAGGTCGAAAG GCAGCTCGAGCAGGCTCGCCTGACGGCCCTGATGGAGGAAGAGGAGAGAATGATCGTCGAGGAACACCTCGAGAAGGTTAGGGtacaggaagaggaagaggagaggCTGGCGAACGTCGCGATCGACGACACGGACGAAGTGAAAGACGTCGATTGCTCCCGGGACGACGTGGTCGAGAGCGAGGTCACGGATCAGGAGAAAGAGGAGAGGCCGTTCGTGCTGATCGCGGAGGACGAGACGAAG ATCGAGGAAGAAAGCGTCCAGGAAGACGACCACCCGGAGCTACCCGACGACCCGTTCGTCGAGGAGCCGGTAGGAGCAGAGAGCAAAGCACACACAGGCGAGAACGCCGTCGAAGACACGCCGAACGCCGACGATGTGGCATCCGGCGGGGAGGAAGTCTTCGAGTGGGGCGACGAAGACGCGTAA